A stretch of the Papaver somniferum cultivar HN1 chromosome 6, ASM357369v1, whole genome shotgun sequence genome encodes the following:
- the LOC113291021 gene encoding uncharacterized protein LOC113291021 has product MKSPIQGRPLCLHTSSSDAAVGALLSQEDDEGIEHPIYYFSRTLRNAKLRHPKAEKSCLTLVHAVQKFRHYLLSNKVVLISRADPIKFLLSKPALIGKTDKCLIQTSEFDITCAPPKAIKGQADLLAALPGEGTTALHEDLPGEFSEISFVKEEAWLLYIDGSSTPSSNNGGAGIVLVSPTGEVFSHSFKMYFWCTNNSVEYEALFIGLSLSKQTGATHLEVRGDSKLLVNQMNGVYSLKEVTLAHYRSEAQNLLNYFADATITHIGCNKNKHADFLATLSSKLQFEGLEETLILRRRTVASTWLSQSKYSEANDWRTPIVQELNSSLSQGKVSLKTLQSFFMLHGVLYHQNPDGSLSRCLGDEEVQLQLNRIHDEIYGQMLVVTLYRRLQLLGYYWPDMET; this is encoded by the coding sequence atgaaatctcccatacaaggaagaccgctaTGCCTCCACACTTCCTCTAGCGATGCTGCCGTTGGGGCCCTCCTTTCCCAAGAGGATGATGAAGGGATCGAacaccctatatactacttcagtcgtactTTGAGGAATGCTAAACTCAGACACCCCAAAGCAGAAAAATCATGTTTAACCCTAGTTCACGCTGTgcagaaattcagacattatcTACTGTCGAACAAAGTGGTGTTAATATCTAGAGCTGACCCTATCAAGTTCTTACTCTCAAAACCGGCCTTGATAGGAAAAACGGACAAATGTCTGATCCAAACGTCAGAGTTTGATATAACGTGCGCTCCTCCAAAAGCTATCAAAGGGCAAGCAGATCTGCTAGCGGCATTACCAGGAGAAGGAACTACTGCACTGCATGAAGACCTTCCTGGGGAATTTTCagaaatctcttttgtcaaagagGAGGCATGGCTATTATATATCGACGGTTCTTCTACTCCTAGTAGTAATAATGGAGGAGCGGGTATAGTTCTAGTGTCTCCAACGGGCGAAGTATTTTCACATTCTTTCAAAATGTACTTTTGGTGCACCAACAATTCGGTAGAATACGAAGCTTTATTCATAGGATTGTCACTATCCAAACAAACAGGAGCCACACACCTGGAAGTAAGAGGCGACTCTAAATTActggtcaatcagatgaatggagtatactcACTCAAAGAGGTGACACTGGCCCATTATAGATCCGAGGCGCAAAATCTATTGAACTACTTTGCTGATGCGACCATAACCCATATTGGCTGTAATAAAAACAAACACGCCGATTTCCTAGCCACATTATCCtcgaagctgcaattcgaaggcttGGAAGAAACTTTGATCCTAAGGAGACGGACTGTGGCGTCAACATGGCTCTCACAATCCAAATATTCCGAAGCCAACGACTGGAGAACTCCAATTGTTCAAGAGCTAAACAGTTCgctctcccaaggaaaggtcagtctcaaaaccctgcaaaGCTTTTTCATGCTTCATGGAGTGTTATACCACCAGAATCCAGATGGATCTCTGTCAAGATGTCTCGGAGACGAGGAAGTACAACTACAACTTAACCGTATCCACGACGAGATCTATGGACAGATGTTGGTAGTGACTCTTTACCGACGTCTTCAActccttggctactactggccggATATGGAGACTTAA